A single genomic interval of Macellibacteroides fermentans harbors:
- a CDS encoding LexA family protein, with amino-acid sequence MINKSKHKIRIYRSDTQTELALPFANEGIKAGFPSPAQDFLDQSIDLNKELIKNKEATFYGVVNGDSLKKIGLMHGDILVIDRSMEFCDNYLAVCFIDGEFTTKFIKRDNDIIWLMPENDDYQPIKVTEENQFMVWGVVTYSIKNCLHIKR; translated from the coding sequence ATGATTAACAAGTCAAAACACAAAATTCGCATTTACCGTTCCGACACACAAACGGAACTCGCTCTGCCTTTTGCCAATGAAGGTATAAAGGCTGGATTTCCTTCTCCTGCCCAAGATTTTTTAGACCAATCGATTGATTTGAATAAGGAATTGATTAAAAATAAAGAGGCGACATTTTACGGTGTAGTGAATGGCGACAGCCTGAAAAAGATAGGCCTTATGCACGGTGATATTCTCGTTATCGACCGCTCGATGGAGTTTTGTGATAATTATTTGGCTGTGTGCTTTATTGACGGCGAATTTACGACCAAATTTATCAAAAGAGACAATGATATTATATGGCTGATGCCCGAAAATGACGATTACCAACCAATAAAAGTGACAGAAGAAAACCAGTTTATGGTGTGGGGTGTGGTAACATACAGTATCAAAAATTGTCTGCATATTAAACGATGA